A DNA window from Hordeum vulgare subsp. vulgare chromosome 1H, MorexV3_pseudomolecules_assembly, whole genome shotgun sequence contains the following coding sequences:
- the LOC123409276 gene encoding GDSL esterase/lipase LTL1-like gives MMITMGMASGASALAMMALGVVLLAAPSECARAFFVFGDSLVDNGNNNYLMTTARADSPPYGIDYPTHRATGRFSNGLNIPDIISEQLGAEPTLPYLCPELHGAKLLVGANFASAGVGILNDTGIQFVNIVRMSRQLHYFGEYQGKLRALVGASQATQIVNRALVLITLGGNDFVNNYYLIPFSLRSRQFSLPDYVRYLIAEYKKILMRLYEMGARRVLVTGTGPLGCAPAELALRSRDGECDRDLMRAAELFNPQLSQILEDLNARYGDGTFIAANSFRVHFDFISNPAAYGFRTAKEACCGQGPHNGVGLCTAVSNLCADRDQYVFWDSYHPTERANRIIVSQFMTGSLDYVSPLNLSTALHIDARLMD, from the exons ATGATGATAACGATGGGCATGGCCAGCGGCGCGTCGGCCCTGGCGATGATGGCGCTGGGCGTAGTCCTCCTGGCGGCGCCGTCGGAGTGCGCGCGCGCCTTCTTCGTGTTCGGCGACTCCCTGGTGGACAACGGCAACAATAACTACCTGATGACCACGGCGCGCGCGGACTCGCCGCCGTACGGGATCGACTACCCCACGCACCGGGCCACCGGGCGTTTCTCCAACGGCCTCAACATCCCGGACATCATCA GCGAGCAGCTCGGCGCGGAGCCCACGCTGCCGTACCTGTGCCCGGAGCTCCACGGCGCGAAGCTGCTCGTGGGCGCCAACTTCGCGTCGGCGGGCGTCGGCATCCTCAACGACACCGGCATCCAATTC GTGAACATCGTGAGGATGAGCAGGCAACTGCACTACTTCGGGGAGTACCAGGGGAAGCTGCGCGCGCTGGTGGGCGCGTCCCAGGCGACGCAGATCGTGAACCGGGCGCTGGTGCTCATCACCCTCGGCGGCAACGACTTCGTCAACAACTACTACCTCATCCCCTTCTCCCTCCGCTCCCGCCAGTTCTCCCTCCCGGACTACGTCCGCTACCTCATCGCCGAGTACAAGAAAATCCTCATG AGGCTGTACGAGATGGGCGCGCGGCGCGTGCTGGTGACGGGGACGGGCCCGCTGGGCTGCGCGCCGGCGGAGCTCGCGCTCCGGAGCCGCGACGGGGAGTGCGACAGGGACCTGATGCGCGCCGCGGAGCTGTTCAACCCGCAgctgtcccagatcctggaggacCTCAACGCGCGCTACGGCGACGGGACCTTCATCGCCGCCAACTCCTTCCGCGTCCACTTCGACTTCATCAGCAACCCGGCGGCGTACGGATTCCGGACGGCCAAGGAGGCGTGCTGCGGGCAAGGCCCGCACAACGGCGTCGGCCTCTGCACGGCGGTGTCCAACCTGTGCGCCGACAGGGACCAGTACGTGTTCTGGGACTCGTACCACCCAACGGAGCGCGCCAACCGGATCATCGTCAGCCAGTTCATGACCGGCTCGCTCGACTACGTCAGCCCGCTCAACCTCAGCACCGCCCTCCACATAGACGCCAGACTCATGGACTGA